In the genome of Streptomyces pactum, one region contains:
- a CDS encoding potassium/proton antiporter — MLCSLVLLIAVAAVRVSTRSGLPTLLIYLGIGVAMGQDGLGISFDDAEMTQVIGYAALVVILAEGGLGTKWRDIKPALPIAGMLATVGIAVSVGVTAAAAHYLVGLDWKQSLIVGAVVSSTDAAAVFSVLRKVPLPKRLTGALEAESGFNDAPVVILVVAFSTHGPVDHWYVLIGEIALELTIGAAIGLAVGWLGAYGLRHVALPASGLYPIAVMAIAVVAYASGALAHGSGFLAVYLASLIMGNSRLPHWPATRGFAEGLGWIAQIGMFVLLGLLVTPHELGDDIVPAVVVGLALTMVARPLSVVVSVLPFRMPWQEQVLLSWAGLRGAVPIVLATIPMVSDVPDSRRIFNVVFVLVIVYTVIQGPTLPWVARRLRLGDSEATSDLGIESAPLERLRGHLLSVSIPAESRMHGVEVSELRLPAGAAVTLVVREGNSFVPLPSTVLRRGDELLVVTTDPVRDAAESRLRAVAQGGKLAGWLGAAGPFTGTGERGRSGGTEHGRSGESERGRIGGGGHGRPGEGGHGRSGKGRGAGGEGRGPSGGTADGPTGNNNPSDSGSSRADGATDADRTGGAAADGDRTGGGSGGGSGSSRHGRPGRAG; from the coding sequence TTGCTCTGCTCGCTGGTGCTGCTGATCGCCGTGGCGGCGGTACGCGTCTCCACCCGCAGCGGGCTCCCGACCCTGCTCATCTACCTCGGCATCGGCGTGGCCATGGGCCAGGACGGCCTCGGCATCTCCTTCGACGACGCGGAGATGACCCAGGTCATCGGCTACGCCGCGCTCGTGGTGATCCTGGCCGAGGGTGGCCTGGGAACCAAATGGCGGGACATCAAGCCGGCCCTGCCGATAGCCGGAATGCTCGCCACCGTCGGCATCGCGGTGAGCGTGGGGGTCACCGCGGCGGCGGCCCACTACCTGGTGGGACTCGACTGGAAACAGTCGCTGATCGTCGGCGCGGTGGTGTCCTCCACGGACGCCGCGGCGGTCTTCTCGGTGCTCCGCAAAGTCCCGCTGCCCAAACGCCTGACGGGCGCCCTGGAGGCCGAATCGGGGTTCAACGACGCCCCGGTGGTGATTCTGGTGGTGGCGTTCTCCACGCACGGGCCGGTCGACCACTGGTACGTACTGATCGGCGAGATCGCCCTGGAGCTGACGATCGGAGCGGCGATCGGCCTCGCGGTGGGCTGGCTGGGCGCGTACGGGCTGCGCCATGTGGCACTGCCCGCCTCCGGCCTCTACCCGATCGCGGTGATGGCCATCGCCGTGGTCGCGTACGCCTCCGGAGCGCTGGCGCACGGCTCGGGCTTCCTCGCCGTGTACCTCGCCTCGCTGATCATGGGGAACTCCCGTCTGCCGCACTGGCCGGCCACCCGCGGGTTCGCCGAGGGGCTGGGCTGGATAGCCCAGATCGGCATGTTCGTCCTGCTCGGGCTGCTGGTCACCCCGCACGAGCTGGGCGACGACATCGTCCCCGCGGTGGTGGTCGGGCTGGCGCTGACCATGGTGGCGCGGCCGTTGTCGGTGGTGGTGAGCGTGCTGCCGTTCCGGATGCCGTGGCAGGAACAGGTCCTGCTGTCGTGGGCCGGGCTGCGCGGCGCGGTGCCCATCGTGCTCGCCACCATCCCCATGGTGAGCGACGTCCCCGACAGCCGGCGCATCTTCAACGTGGTCTTCGTGCTGGTGATCGTCTACACCGTGATCCAGGGGCCGACCCTGCCGTGGGTGGCCCGGCGGCTCCGGCTGGGCGACTCCGAGGCCACGTCCGACCTGGGCATCGAGTCCGCGCCGCTGGAGCGGCTGCGGGGGCACCTGCTCTCGGTGTCGATCCCCGCGGAGTCCCGGATGCACGGCGTCGAGGTGAGTGAACTGCGGCTGCCCGCCGGCGCCGCAGTCACCCTGGTGGTCCGCGAGGGCAACAGCTTCGTGCCGCTGCCCTCCACGGTCCTGCGGCGCGGTGACGAACTGCTGGTCGTCACCACGGACCCGGTGCGGGACGCGGCGGAGTCCCGGCTCCGGGCCGTCGCCCAGGGCGGCAAACTCGCCGGCTGGCTCGGCGCCGCCGGCCCGTTCACCGGTACCGGCGAACGCGGCCGGTCCGGTGGCACCGAACACGGCCGGTCGGGCGAGAGCGAACGCGGCCGGATCGGCGGGGGCGGACACGGCCGGCCCGGCGAGGGCGGACACGGCCGGTCCGGCAAGGGCCGTGGCGCCGGTGGCGAAGGCCGGGGTCCTTCCGGTGGCACCGCAGACGGCCCCACCGGCAACAACAACCCGAGCGACAGCGGGAGCTCCCGGGCCGACGGCGCGACGGACGCGGACCGGACCGGTGGCGCGGCTGCTGACGGAGACCGGACCGGCGGTGGCAGCGGCGGCGGGAGCGGCAGTTCCCGGCACGGCCGTCCCGGACGCGCCGGATAG
- a CDS encoding MFS transporter: MLRTHGAWRFVATGFLARQPFAMLTIGIVLLVEHSTGSFGTAGAVSATAGVSMALCAPQTGKLADRFGQAAVLVPGVLVHATAVSLLTTLALLHAPLWALCLAAVPAGASVPQIGPMVRARWAARLEGSPLMTTATAFESVTDEFTFVVGPVLATALCTGVHPAAGLIAEATLTVIGGLLFAAQRATQPRPGRHGLDAHGAAPGRRDRSALAVPGVRVLVAAFLGIGAVFGGMQVSLTAFTEEIGQPGINGLLYGIFATGNMLAGIASGAIMWRRSPQQRLLIAYPLLTLATAPLWAAHSALLLGALGLLVGLCLAPALITGYTLVESLVPATARTEAFTWLTGAVALGQAAAATAAGRLADDHGAEAGFLVPLAGTGLALVTLLALRRRLTPASSGRVAARGVGHRVTAPVD, from the coding sequence TTGCTGCGCACCCATGGGGCATGGCGCTTCGTCGCCACCGGATTCCTGGCCCGGCAGCCGTTCGCCATGCTCACCATCGGCATCGTGCTGCTCGTCGAGCACTCCACCGGTTCCTTCGGTACGGCGGGTGCCGTCTCCGCGACCGCCGGTGTGTCCATGGCGCTGTGCGCGCCGCAGACCGGCAAGCTCGCCGACCGGTTCGGGCAGGCCGCGGTCCTGGTGCCCGGCGTATTGGTGCATGCCACGGCCGTCAGCCTGCTGACCACTCTGGCGCTGCTGCACGCTCCGCTGTGGGCGTTGTGCCTGGCTGCGGTGCCGGCCGGTGCCTCGGTGCCGCAGATCGGCCCCATGGTGCGCGCCCGCTGGGCCGCCCGGCTGGAGGGGTCGCCGCTGATGACGACCGCGACGGCGTTCGAGTCGGTGACCGACGAGTTCACCTTCGTGGTCGGCCCGGTGCTGGCGACCGCGCTGTGCACCGGGGTGCATCCGGCCGCGGGTCTGATCGCCGAGGCGACGCTGACCGTGATCGGCGGGTTGCTGTTCGCCGCCCAGCGGGCCACGCAACCCCGCCCCGGCCGTCACGGCCTGGACGCCCACGGTGCCGCACCGGGCCGTCGCGACCGTTCCGCGCTGGCCGTCCCGGGTGTACGGGTGCTGGTGGCCGCGTTCCTCGGCATCGGAGCCGTCTTCGGCGGCATGCAGGTCTCCCTGACGGCGTTCACCGAGGAAATCGGGCAGCCGGGGATCAACGGTCTCCTCTACGGGATCTTCGCCACCGGCAACATGCTGGCGGGTATCGCCAGTGGCGCGATCATGTGGCGTCGCAGCCCCCAGCAGCGCCTGCTCATCGCCTATCCGCTGCTGACCCTGGCCACCGCTCCGTTGTGGGCGGCCCACTCCGCGCTCCTGCTGGGCGCACTGGGACTCCTGGTGGGGCTGTGCCTCGCTCCAGCCCTGATCACCGGGTACACCCTCGTGGAGTCCCTGGTGCCGGCGACCGCCCGGACGGAGGCGTTCACCTGGCTGACCGGCGCGGTGGCACTGGGGCAGGCAGCGGCGGCGACCGCCGCGGGCCGCCTGGCGGACGACCACGGCGCGGAGGCGGGCTTCCTGGTCCCGCTGGCCGGTACGGGACTGGCCCTGGTGACGCTGCTGGCGCTCCGCCGGAGGCTCACCCCGGCCTCCTCCGGTCGGGTGGCCGCACGTGGAGTCGGTCACCGTGTGACCGCCCCGGTGGACTGA
- a CDS encoding S-methyl-5'-thioadenosine phosphorylase — protein MAETSNAQADIGVIGGSGFYSFLDDVTEITVKTPYGSPSDSIFVGEVADRRVAFLPRHGRRHHLPPHRINYRANLWALRSLGVRQVLGPCAVGGLRPEYGPGTLLVPDQLVDRTKSRVQTFFDGEPLPDGRVPNVVHLTFADPYCPAGRKAALAAARGRDWEPVDGGTMVVIEGPRFSTRAESRWHAEQGWAVVGMTGHPEAVLARELELCYTSIALVTDLDAGTEAGEAVSHGEVMRVFGENIGRLREVLFDTIRELPDGRGRDCLCTMAHDGWNLGIDLP, from the coding sequence ATGGCTGAGACGAGCAACGCACAAGCGGACATAGGTGTCATCGGCGGTTCCGGTTTCTACTCGTTCCTTGACGATGTGACCGAGATCACGGTGAAGACTCCGTACGGTTCGCCGAGCGACTCGATCTTCGTCGGCGAGGTGGCCGACCGCCGGGTCGCCTTCCTGCCCCGGCACGGCCGCAGGCACCACCTGCCGCCGCACCGGATCAACTACCGGGCGAACCTGTGGGCCCTGCGCTCCCTGGGCGTGCGGCAGGTACTCGGACCGTGTGCGGTGGGTGGCCTCCGACCGGAGTACGGCCCCGGCACCCTGCTCGTCCCGGACCAGCTGGTGGACCGGACCAAGTCGCGCGTACAGACCTTTTTCGACGGCGAGCCCCTGCCGGACGGTCGGGTGCCCAACGTGGTGCACCTCACCTTTGCCGACCCCTACTGCCCGGCCGGGCGGAAGGCGGCGTTGGCCGCTGCGCGCGGACGCGACTGGGAGCCGGTTGACGGCGGCACCATGGTGGTCATCGAGGGCCCTCGATTTTCCACGCGTGCCGAGTCGAGGTGGCATGCGGAACAGGGCTGGGCGGTTGTCGGTATGACGGGGCACCCGGAGGCGGTGCTCGCCCGGGAACTTGAACTCTGCTACACCTCCATCGCTCTGGTTACGGATCTCGACGCGGGCACCGAGGCGGGGGAAGCCGTCTCCCACGGAGAGGTCATGCGGGTCTTCGGGGAGAACATCGGACGACTGCGCGAGGTGCTCTTCGACACCATCCGGGAGTTGCCGGACGGCCGGGGGCGGGACTGCCTGTGCACCATGGCCCACGACGGCTGGAATCTCGGTATCGATCTGCCGTGA
- a CDS encoding FmdB family zinc ribbon protein — MPTYQYQCTACGEGLEAVQKFTDEALTECPSCKGRLKKVFSAVGIVFKGSGFYRNDSRGSSSSSSPAKSSTTKSDSGSSSSSSSSSSSSTSSSSSSSSSSSSSGSASSAA; from the coding sequence GTGCCGACCTATCAGTACCAGTGCACCGCATGTGGCGAGGGCCTTGAGGCGGTGCAGAAGTTCACCGACGAGGCGCTGACCGAGTGCCCCAGCTGCAAGGGACGCCTGAAGAAGGTGTTCTCGGCGGTCGGCATCGTTTTCAAGGGGTCCGGTTTCTACCGGAACGACAGTCGCGGCTCCTCGTCCAGCAGCAGCCCGGCCAAGTCCTCGACGACCAAGAGCGACAGCGGTTCGTCGTCTTCTTCCTCCTCGTCGTCGTCATCCTCGACGTCGTCCTCGTCCTCCTCCTCGTCCTCGTCGAGTTCGTCCGGCAGCGCTTCGTCCGCCGCCTGA
- the mscL gene encoding large conductance mechanosensitive channel protein MscL: protein MPEEKKSVLEGFKAFLMRGNVIDLAVAVVIGAAFTAVVNSVVKGVINPLVGAFGTKDLEKYRSCLKGPCRTNDAGDVVSGVPIMWGTVLSAVLTFLITAAVVYFLMVLPMSRYLARKAARDKKAEEEHAETEAAEIALLREIRDALVAQQGNGRTGPGSGASPGSPAGSGA from the coding sequence TTGCCCGAGGAGAAGAAGAGCGTCCTGGAGGGCTTCAAGGCCTTCCTGATGCGGGGCAACGTGATCGATCTGGCGGTCGCCGTCGTGATCGGCGCGGCTTTCACCGCTGTGGTGAACAGCGTGGTGAAGGGCGTGATCAACCCGCTGGTCGGTGCCTTTGGCACCAAGGACCTGGAGAAGTACCGGTCCTGCCTCAAGGGGCCGTGCCGGACGAACGACGCGGGCGACGTGGTCAGCGGCGTTCCGATCATGTGGGGCACGGTCCTCAGCGCGGTGCTCACGTTCCTGATCACCGCGGCCGTCGTGTACTTCCTGATGGTGCTGCCCATGTCCCGCTACCTGGCCCGGAAGGCGGCGCGGGACAAGAAGGCGGAAGAGGAGCACGCCGAGACGGAGGCCGCCGAGATCGCCCTTCTCCGGGAGATCCGCGACGCCCTGGTCGCCCAGCAGGGCAACGGCCGCACCGGTCCGGGTTCCGGCGCGAGCCCCGGCTCCCCGGCCGGCTCCGGCGCCTGA
- a CDS encoding low temperature requirement protein A: MSDHHAPGTGHARHAAPLRRMVARDRSEPHRAATPLELFFDLCFVVAVAQAGVELVHAVAEGHPGRGIADYAMVFFAVWWAWMNFVWFASAYDVDDVPYRLVTLVQMAGVLVLAAGVHRAVEQHDFSVVWFGYLVMRAAMISQWLRAARCSTGGERRTAVRYAAGVALCQVGWVGLLLLPEGGRAWLFLVMAAAEMSVPMWAEWAHRTSWHPRHIAERYGLFTIIVLGETIAAATVAVRSALDESHALDELLPLAAGGLLIVFAAWWIYFSVPIHEHLAFTGEGFLWGYGHYLIFGSAAAIGAGIEVAVEEMSGKAHISTTTAAAAVTVPSAVFLFTVWLLHARHHKRGRGQLTLPVSAALVLCCTWAGEPAVLLAGLVCAATVAVGVAVTARQARRAAPPG, encoded by the coding sequence ATGAGCGACCACCACGCCCCCGGCACCGGGCACGCCCGGCACGCCGCCCCGCTCCGCCGGATGGTCGCACGGGACCGTTCGGAGCCGCACCGGGCGGCCACCCCGCTGGAGCTCTTCTTCGACCTGTGCTTCGTGGTGGCCGTGGCACAGGCCGGCGTGGAACTGGTGCACGCGGTGGCCGAGGGCCATCCCGGCAGAGGAATCGCCGACTACGCGATGGTCTTCTTCGCCGTGTGGTGGGCCTGGATGAACTTCGTGTGGTTCGCCTCCGCCTACGACGTGGACGATGTGCCGTACCGGCTGGTGACGCTGGTGCAGATGGCAGGGGTGCTCGTCCTGGCCGCCGGTGTCCACCGGGCCGTGGAGCAACACGACTTCTCGGTCGTGTGGTTCGGCTACCTGGTGATGCGGGCGGCCATGATCAGCCAATGGCTCCGCGCCGCCCGCTGCTCCACCGGCGGGGAACGCCGTACCGCTGTGCGTTACGCGGCCGGGGTCGCCCTGTGCCAGGTCGGCTGGGTGGGGCTGCTCCTGCTTCCGGAGGGCGGAAGGGCCTGGCTGTTCCTGGTGATGGCGGCGGCGGAGATGTCCGTCCCGATGTGGGCGGAGTGGGCGCACCGGACGTCCTGGCACCCCCGGCACATCGCCGAGCGGTACGGGCTGTTCACCATCATCGTCCTCGGCGAGACGATCGCCGCGGCCACGGTGGCGGTGCGGTCCGCGCTGGACGAGTCGCATGCCCTGGACGAGTTGCTGCCGCTCGCGGCCGGCGGCCTGCTGATCGTCTTCGCCGCCTGGTGGATCTACTTCTCGGTCCCCATCCACGAGCACCTGGCGTTCACCGGGGAGGGATTCCTGTGGGGGTACGGCCACTATCTGATCTTCGGGTCGGCCGCCGCCATCGGCGCGGGGATCGAGGTGGCCGTGGAGGAGATGTCGGGGAAGGCGCACATCTCCACGACCACCGCGGCCGCCGCTGTCACGGTGCCCAGCGCCGTCTTCCTGTTCACCGTCTGGCTGCTGCACGCCCGCCACCACAAACGCGGTCGGGGGCAGCTGACCCTGCCCGTGTCGGCCGCGCTGGTCCTGTGCTGCACCTGGGCCGGGGAACCGGCGGTGCTCCTCGCGGGGCTGGTGTGCGCGGCGACCGTCGCGGTCGGCGTCGCGGTCACCGCCCGTCAGGCGCGCCGCGCGGCCCCGCCCGGCTGA
- a CDS encoding RcpC/CpaB family pilus assembly protein, with protein MTITPVLPLASAPFAASRAIPSNPRPASPSAPPFRPGPVGAEAGGPGREPVPAADHAPWSRRPGLGPPAPPRPAPPACDVPQFDPVRVRRWWGRRWRWPCRGWLRLAVAGLVVTAATAIATVPGAGEVPATDSARVPGGAPPSGAAVADPDRPAERTVSAPVRIADAATVRLLRPGDRVDVLAAPTDGSPGPVRTRVVARGVRVARVPAAGPAAGSGEEGALIVLAVGRSTATELVGASVTSRLAVTLC; from the coding sequence ATGACCATCACGCCTGTTCTCCCCCTCGCCTCCGCCCCGTTCGCCGCGTCGCGAGCGATCCCCTCGAACCCTCGCCCCGCGTCTCCTTCCGCGCCTCCGTTCCGGCCCGGCCCGGTCGGCGCCGAGGCCGGCGGGCCGGGTCGTGAACCGGTGCCCGCCGCAGATCACGCCCCATGGTCACGGCGGCCGGGCCTCGGCCCCCCGGCGCCGCCCCGGCCGGCGCCACCGGCCTGTGACGTACCGCAGTTCGATCCGGTGCGGGTGCGGCGGTGGTGGGGGCGCCGGTGGCGATGGCCGTGCCGGGGTTGGCTGCGGCTGGCGGTGGCCGGGCTCGTGGTGACCGCGGCCACGGCGATCGCCACGGTGCCCGGTGCCGGCGAGGTGCCTGCGACCGACTCGGCGCGGGTCCCGGGCGGGGCACCACCGTCCGGGGCAGCGGTCGCGGATCCGGACCGTCCCGCCGAACGGACGGTGTCCGCTCCGGTGCGCATCGCGGATGCGGCCACGGTGCGGCTGCTGCGCCCCGGGGACAGGGTGGACGTCCTGGCGGCGCCGACCGACGGTTCTCCTGGGCCGGTGAGGACGCGGGTCGTGGCCCGGGGTGTACGGGTGGCCAGGGTTCCCGCCGCCGGACCGGCCGCCGGTTCCGGCGAGGAGGGTGCGCTCATCGTGCTCGCTGTGGGCCGCTCGACCGCCACCGAGCTGGTGGGGGCGTCGGTCACCTCACGCCTGGCGGTGACGCTGTGCTGA
- a CDS encoding penicillin acylase family protein yields MPANQNGPSRKKKGRRARLIVIAVVLLLVAGVGYGTYWSVSTVRASFPETTGSLQLKGLSGPVQVKRDGYGIPQIYADTPEDLFRAQGYVQAQDRFWEMDVRRHMTAGRLSEMFGKDQVENDAFLRTLGWRRIAQQEYDTKLSAETKKYLQAYSDGVNAYLDDHQGKELSVEYAAMEFVNDYKPEKWTPVDSVAWLKAMAWDLRANMRDEIDRALSSSRLSKKQIEELYPPYPYERNKPIVDGGAVDPITEEFDPAATPPASGSETPGGTGTGTPGGTGTGTPDGTGTGTGTGTPGGTGTGTPGGTGTGTGTGTQGTGTAGTGTQGTGTGTPAGSTQGLQTQLSSLSRTVEDIPALLGPNGSGIGSNSWVVSGEHTTTGKPLLANDPHLAPQLPSVWYQMGLHCNRVDTACPYDVAGYTFAGMPGVVIGHNAKIAWGMTNLGADVSDLYLEKVTADSYLYDGKQVPFTTRKETIKVAEDKSRTITVRTTKDGRPVISDRDDALDDELDKVGENAPVGNLAPDRGDGYAVSLRWTALEPSRTMDALFDLNAAQDFTQFRKAAADFAVPAQNMIYADTDGNIGYQAPGRIPVRGKGDGRYPAPGWDPEYRWQGFIPQSALPWEKNPERGYIVTANQAVVDDKYRYRLTDDWGYGARSQRINDLIESKIKDGGKISTDDMQSMQMDNSSEIAELLTPYLLKIDIKDGYVREAQQLLEGWDYTQDSDSAAAAYFNAVWRNTLMLAFGNKLPKELRVEGQCLRVRPADDSGPVEDLDGNTRTVRECGQRSRSSAQPDGGDRWYEVVRNILDEPKNNWWKTSGTSTNPGATNRDELLARAMKDARYELTAKLGKDVDSWSWGRLHRLTLKNQTLGKEGPGYIQWLLNRGPWNLGGGEAAVNATGWNAAGGYEVSWVPSMRMVVNLQDLDKSRWINLTGASGHAFHDHYTDQTDKWAKGELLPWSFSRRAVDKSTEDELALTP; encoded by the coding sequence ATGCCCGCCAACCAAAACGGCCCTTCTCGGAAGAAGAAGGGCCGACGTGCCCGCTTGATCGTGATCGCAGTCGTGCTGCTGCTCGTGGCGGGCGTCGGATACGGCACCTACTGGAGCGTCAGCACGGTGCGTGCCTCGTTCCCGGAGACCACCGGCTCCCTCCAGCTCAAGGGCCTGTCCGGACCGGTCCAGGTGAAGCGTGACGGCTACGGCATCCCGCAGATCTACGCCGACACCCCGGAGGACCTGTTCCGCGCCCAGGGCTACGTGCAGGCCCAGGACCGCTTCTGGGAGATGGACGTACGCCGCCACATGACCGCCGGCCGGCTGTCGGAGATGTTCGGCAAGGACCAGGTGGAGAACGACGCCTTCCTCCGCACCCTGGGCTGGCGGCGGATCGCGCAGCAGGAGTACGACACCAAGCTGTCGGCGGAGACGAAGAAGTACCTGCAGGCGTACTCCGACGGCGTCAACGCGTACCTCGACGACCACCAGGGCAAGGAGTTGTCGGTCGAGTACGCGGCCATGGAGTTCGTCAACGACTACAAGCCCGAGAAGTGGACCCCGGTCGACTCGGTCGCCTGGCTGAAGGCGATGGCCTGGGACCTGCGCGCCAACATGCGGGACGAGATCGACCGCGCGCTGTCCTCCAGTCGGCTCAGCAAGAAGCAGATCGAGGAGCTGTACCCGCCGTACCCCTACGAGCGGAACAAGCCCATCGTCGACGGCGGCGCGGTCGATCCGATCACCGAGGAGTTCGACCCGGCCGCCACGCCCCCCGCCTCCGGCAGCGAGACGCCCGGCGGCACCGGCACCGGCACCCCCGGCGGCACGGGCACCGGCACCCCCGACGGCACCGGCACCGGTACGGGCACGGGCACGCCCGGCGGCACCGGCACCGGCACCCCCGGCGGTACGGGCACCGGCACGGGCACGGGGACGCAGGGCACGGGCACCGCCGGCACCGGCACGCAGGGGACCGGCACCGGCACCCCGGCCGGCTCCACCCAGGGCCTGCAGACCCAGCTCAGCTCGCTCTCCCGCACCGTGGAGGACATCCCGGCGCTGCTCGGCCCCAACGGGTCCGGCATCGGCTCCAACTCGTGGGTGGTCTCCGGGGAGCACACCACCACCGGCAAGCCGTTGCTCGCCAACGACCCGCACCTGGCCCCGCAGCTGCCCTCGGTCTGGTACCAGATGGGCCTGCACTGCAACCGGGTGGACACCGCCTGCCCGTACGACGTGGCCGGCTACACCTTCGCCGGCATGCCGGGCGTGGTGATAGGCCACAACGCCAAGATCGCCTGGGGCATGACCAACCTGGGCGCGGACGTCTCCGACCTGTACCTGGAGAAGGTCACCGCGGACAGCTACCTGTACGACGGCAAGCAGGTCCCGTTCACCACCCGCAAGGAGACCATCAAGGTCGCGGAGGACAAGAGCCGTACGATCACCGTCCGCACCACCAAGGACGGCCGTCCGGTGATCTCCGACCGGGACGACGCGCTCGACGACGAGCTGGACAAGGTGGGCGAGAACGCGCCCGTCGGCAACCTCGCCCCGGACCGCGGGGACGGTTACGCGGTCTCCCTGCGCTGGACCGCCCTGGAACCCTCCAGGACCATGGACGCGCTGTTCGACCTCAACGCGGCCCAGGACTTCACCCAGTTCCGCAAGGCCGCCGCCGACTTCGCCGTTCCGGCGCAGAACATGATCTACGCCGACACCGACGGCAACATCGGCTACCAGGCGCCGGGCCGTATCCCGGTCCGCGGCAAGGGCGACGGTCGCTACCCGGCCCCCGGCTGGGACCCGGAGTACCGCTGGCAGGGCTTCATCCCGCAGTCCGCGCTGCCCTGGGAGAAGAACCCCGAGCGCGGCTACATCGTCACCGCCAACCAGGCCGTGGTGGACGACAAGTACCGCTACCGGCTCACCGACGACTGGGGCTACGGCGCCCGCAGCCAGCGGATCAACGACCTCATCGAGTCGAAGATCAAGGACGGCGGGAAGATCTCGACCGACGACATGCAGAGCATGCAGATGGACAACAGCAGCGAGATCGCCGAGCTGCTCACGCCCTACCTGCTGAAGATCGACATCAAGGACGGCTACGTCCGCGAGGCGCAGCAGCTGCTGGAGGGCTGGGACTACACCCAGGACTCCGACTCGGCCGCCGCCGCCTACTTCAACGCCGTCTGGCGCAACACCCTGATGCTCGCCTTCGGCAACAAGCTCCCCAAGGAGCTGCGGGTCGAGGGGCAGTGCCTGCGGGTGCGGCCGGCCGACGACTCGGGCCCGGTGGAGGACCTGGACGGCAACACCCGCACGGTCCGCGAGTGCGGCCAGCGGAGCCGGTCCTCGGCCCAGCCGGACGGCGGCGACCGCTGGTACGAGGTGGTGCGCAACATCCTCGACGAGCCGAAGAACAACTGGTGGAAGACGTCCGGCACCTCCACCAACCCCGGCGCCACCAACCGCGACGAGCTGCTCGCCCGGGCCATGAAGGACGCCCGCTACGAGCTGACCGCCAAGCTGGGCAAGGACGTCGACAGCTGGAGCTGGGGCCGGCTGCACCGGCTGACCCTGAAGAACCAGACCCTCGGCAAGGAGGGCCCCGGCTACATCCAGTGGCTGCTCAACCGGGGTCCGTGGAACCTCGGCGGCGGTGAGGCGGCGGTGAACGCCACCGGCTGGAACGCGGCCGGCGGCTACGAGGTCTCCTGGGTGCCGTCGATGCGGATGGTGGTCAACCTCCAGGACCTGGACAAGTCCCGCTGGATCAACCTCACCGGGGCGTCCGGCCACGCCTTCCACGACCACTACACCGACCAGACCGACAAGTGGGCCAAGGGTGAGCTGCTGCCCTGGTCGTTCAGCCGGCGGGCGGTCGACAAGTCCACCGAGGACGAGCTGGCTCTCACCCCGTGA
- a CDS encoding AMP-binding protein, with product MAPTTRTAQLSALGRPSRVALRWISEPDHTEELTHGELLDQAARAATALTRLGVRAGDRVAVHLPLIPESVIATLACGRIDAVRCSLPMGLRAHELRERLRELDAAVLITADGDQRSGETRALKTVVDRALADCTVVRSVLVVHRAPRPVPWTPGRDLWWHEALRPRPSRRSRSRGLQQARGALVALPGRLPEKTRAESRNLEV from the coding sequence GTGGCTCCAACCACCCGGACGGCACAGCTGTCGGCACTCGGCCGGCCCTCACGGGTGGCGCTGCGCTGGATCAGCGAGCCGGACCACACCGAGGAGCTGACCCACGGCGAACTGCTGGACCAGGCGGCTCGCGCGGCGACGGCCCTGACCCGGCTCGGGGTGCGGGCCGGGGACCGGGTGGCCGTCCATCTGCCGCTCATCCCCGAATCCGTCATCGCGACGCTCGCCTGCGGCCGGATCGATGCCGTGCGCTGCAGTCTCCCCATGGGACTGCGCGCCCATGAACTACGGGAACGGCTGCGGGAACTGGACGCGGCGGTGCTCATCACCGCCGACGGTGACCAGCGCTCCGGTGAGACCCGAGCCCTCAAGACGGTGGTGGACCGGGCCCTGGCCGACTGCACCGTGGTGCGGAGCGTCCTGGTGGTGCACCGGGCTCCCCGCCCGGTGCCGTGGACTCCGGGCCGGGACCTGTGGTGGCACGAGGCGCTGCGTCCCCGGCCCTCCCGCAGGAGCCGCTCCCGAGGCCTTCAGCAGGCCCGGGGCGCGCTGGTGGCACTCCCCGGTCGGCTGCCGGAGAAGACCCGCGCGGAGAGCCGTAACCTGGAGGTATGA